The following coding sequences are from one Novosphingobium sp. KACC 22771 window:
- a CDS encoding GNAT family N-acetyltransferase yields the protein MNIREDDLTGPEIARLLAWHLEQMHRWSPACKVHAMPIERLRAPDVTFYSAWVDGVLAGCGAIKHLDAERGELKSMRMAPEFLGRGIGRAMLHHLMDVGRARGYRQLLLETGKPDAFVPARRLYESEGFGECPAFADYTTDDYSLCMSRDL from the coding sequence ATGAACATCCGCGAGGACGACCTGACCGGGCCGGAGATTGCACGCCTGCTGGCATGGCACCTTGAGCAGATGCATCGCTGGTCGCCCGCGTGTAAGGTCCATGCCATGCCCATCGAGCGCCTGCGCGCCCCCGATGTCACCTTCTATTCGGCATGGGTCGATGGCGTTCTGGCCGGATGCGGGGCGATCAAACATCTGGACGCCGAGCGCGGCGAGTTGAAATCCATGCGCATGGCACCGGAATTTCTGGGGCGCGGTATCGGGCGCGCCATGCTGCACCATCTGATGGATGTGGGCCGCGCGCGCGGATACCGCCAATTGCTGCTGGAAACCGGCAAGCCGGACGCCTTTGTCCCGGCGCGGCGCCTGTATGAGAGCGAGGGCTTTGGCGAATGCCCCGCCTTTGCCGATTACACCACCGATGATTACAGCCTGTGCATGAGCCGGGATCTGTAA
- the adh gene encoding aldehyde dehydrogenase → MDAVSADRLGAVAPFPAKYENFIGGQWVAPRAGRYFDNISPINGKVVCQVARSDADDIELALDAAHAAKDAWGRTSPAERSRILLKVADVMEQNLALLATAETWDNGKPIRETMAADVPLAIDHFRYFAGCIRAQEGSIGEIDHDTAAYHFHEPLGVVGQIIPWNFPLLMAAWKVAPALAAGNCIVLKPAEQTPASILVLMDLIADVLPAGVLNVVNGFGLEAGKPLAQSKRIAKIAFTGETSTGRLIMQYASENLIPVTLELGGKSPNIFFADVCNADDDFFDKAIEGFVMFALNQGEVCTCPSRALIQESIYDQFMERALKRVEAIVQGSPLDMATMIGAQASQEQQEKILRYIGIGRDEGAEVLIGGEAGQLGGDLAGGYYVKPTVFKGNNKMRIFQEEIFGPVVSTTTFKTPEEALAIANDTMFGLGAGVWSRDINTCYRFGRAIQAGRVWTNCYHAYPAHAAFGGYKQSGIGRETHRMMLDHYQQTKNLLVSYSPKKLGFF, encoded by the coding sequence ATGGACGCCGTTTCGGCCGATCGCCTTGGCGCTGTAGCGCCGTTTCCCGCCAAGTATGAAAACTTCATCGGCGGCCAGTGGGTTGCCCCGCGTGCGGGGCGCTATTTCGACAATATCTCGCCGATCAACGGCAAGGTCGTGTGTCAGGTAGCCCGCTCCGACGCTGATGATATCGAACTGGCGCTGGATGCAGCCCATGCGGCCAAGGATGCCTGGGGCCGCACCTCGCCTGCCGAGCGTTCGCGCATTCTGCTCAAGGTTGCCGATGTCATGGAGCAGAACCTTGCCCTGCTGGCCACCGCGGAAACGTGGGACAACGGCAAGCCGATCCGCGAAACCATGGCCGCCGACGTTCCGCTGGCGATTGACCACTTCCGCTATTTCGCGGGCTGCATCCGCGCCCAGGAAGGCAGCATCGGCGAGATCGACCATGACACCGCCGCATACCACTTCCACGAACCGCTTGGCGTGGTTGGCCAGATCATCCCGTGGAACTTCCCGTTGCTGATGGCGGCATGGAAGGTGGCGCCTGCGCTGGCCGCTGGCAACTGCATCGTGCTCAAGCCTGCCGAGCAGACCCCCGCTTCGATCCTCGTGCTGATGGACCTGATCGCCGACGTGCTGCCCGCAGGCGTCCTCAACGTGGTCAACGGCTTTGGCCTTGAAGCCGGTAAGCCGCTGGCCCAATCCAAGCGCATCGCCAAGATCGCCTTCACCGGTGAGACCAGCACCGGCCGTCTGATCATGCAATACGCCTCGGAAAACCTGATCCCGGTGACGCTGGAACTGGGCGGCAAGTCGCCCAACATCTTCTTTGCCGACGTCTGCAATGCCGATGATGACTTCTTCGACAAGGCGATCGAAGGCTTCGTGATGTTCGCGCTTAACCAGGGCGAGGTCTGCACCTGCCCCTCGCGCGCCCTGATTCAGGAATCGATCTACGACCAGTTCATGGAACGCGCCCTCAAGCGCGTGGAAGCCATCGTGCAGGGCAGCCCGCTCGACATGGCCACCATGATCGGCGCACAGGCCAGCCAGGAGCAGCAGGAAAAGATCCTGCGCTATATCGGCATTGGTCGTGACGAAGGTGCAGAAGTGTTGATCGGCGGCGAAGCAGGTCAACTCGGCGGCGATCTGGCCGGTGGCTATTACGTGAAGCCCACCGTGTTCAAGGGCAACAACAAGATGCGCATCTTCCAGGAGGAAATCTTTGGTCCGGTGGTGTCGACCACCACCTTCAAGACCCCCGAAGAAGCTCTGGCCATCGCCAATGACACGATGTTCGGCCTTGGCGCGGGCGTGTGGAGCCGTGACATCAACACCTGCTACCGCTTTGGCCGCGCCATTCAGGCGGGCCGCGTGTGGACCAACTGCTACCACGCCTATCCTGCCCATGCCGCTTTCGGTGGCTACAAGCAGTCGGGCATCGGCCGCGAAACTCATCGCATGATGCTGGATCACTATCAGCAGACCAAGAACCTGCTGGTCAGCTATAGCCCGAAGAAGCTCGGCTTCTTCTGA
- the ispG gene encoding flavodoxin-dependent (E)-4-hydroxy-3-methylbut-2-enyl-diphosphate synthase has protein sequence MSSVRPWRDIARRQSRQIMVGKVPIGGDAPIAVQTMTNTLTSDAVATIDQIRRCEEAGADIVRVSCPDVESTTAFRQIARASRVPLVADIHFHYKRALEAADAGAACLRINPGNIGGSDRVAEVVRAAKANGCSIRIGVNAGSLEKDLLEKYGEPCPEALVESALDHIKLLQDHDFHEYKVAVKASDVFLAVSAYMGLADAVDCPLHLGITEAGGLIGGTVKSAIGIGNLLWAGIGDTIRVSLSAPPEEEVRVGFEILKSLGLRTRGVRVVSCPSCARQGFDVIKTVEALENRLSHIKTPLSLSVLGCVVNGPGEARETDIGLTGGGNGKHMVYLSGVTDHTVQSEDMLEHIVKLVEAKAAEIEAAQVETEAAE, from the coding sequence ATGTCCTCAGTCCGTCCCTGGCGTGATATCGCCCGCCGTCAAAGCCGTCAGATCATGGTCGGCAAGGTTCCCATCGGCGGCGATGCGCCCATCGCGGTCCAGACCATGACCAACACGCTGACCAGCGATGCGGTGGCCACAATCGACCAGATCCGCCGCTGCGAAGAGGCGGGCGCGGATATTGTCCGCGTGTCCTGCCCCGATGTCGAATCGACCACGGCCTTTCGGCAGATCGCGCGGGCCTCGCGCGTGCCTTTGGTCGCCGATATCCATTTCCATTACAAGCGCGCTCTGGAAGCGGCCGATGCGGGCGCGGCATGCCTGCGCATCAACCCCGGCAATATCGGCGGATCGGACCGCGTGGCCGAAGTGGTGCGTGCGGCCAAGGCCAACGGCTGCTCGATCCGCATCGGCGTGAACGCGGGGTCGCTGGAAAAGGACCTGCTGGAGAAATACGGCGAGCCCTGCCCCGAGGCACTGGTGGAATCGGCGCTCGACCACATCAAGCTGCTGCAGGACCATGACTTCCACGAATACAAGGTGGCGGTGAAGGCTTCGGATGTGTTCCTCGCGGTTTCGGCCTATATGGGCCTGGCCGATGCGGTCGATTGTCCGCTGCATCTGGGCATCACCGAGGCGGGGGGCCTGATCGGCGGCACGGTCAAATCGGCGATCGGCATCGGCAATCTGCTGTGGGCCGGGATCGGCGACACGATCCGCGTCTCGCTTTCCGCCCCGCCGGAAGAAGAAGTGCGCGTCGGCTTCGAGATCCTCAAGTCGCTGGGCCTGCGCACGCGCGGCGTGCGGGTCGTCTCCTGCCCCTCCTGCGCGCGTCAGGGCTTTGACGTCATCAAGACCGTCGAGGCGCTGGAAAACCGCCTGTCGCACATCAAGACGCCGCTCTCGCTCTCGGTGCTGGGCTGCGTGGTCAATGGCCCCGGCGAGGCGCGTGAAACCGACATCGGCCTGACCGGCGGCGGCAATGGCAAGCATATGGTGTATCTCTCGGGCGTGACCGACCACACCGTGCAGAGCGAGGATATGCTCGAACATATCGTCAAGCTGGTCGAAGCCAAGGCGGCCGAGATCGAAGCGGCGCAGGTGGAAACCGAAGCGGCGGAGTAA
- a CDS encoding RDD family protein, protein MSLRSPLRPDQREIVTPEGLTLRLTLAGRSARLGALAVDLACIGAILLGAVLALVYTQSGLGQWAKRGEAHHAAQFLFILWTALMFLLRNAWFLIFELGPRGATPGKRMLGLRIAARDGARLTTEMVLARNLLRDIEIFLPMVAVLSALGGPSSSMVNWAAAGWFLLFALFPLFNRDRLRAGDMIAGTWVVEAPRARLEQALSARSARPDYAFGPAELAIYGEYELQTLERVLRDGSPAAMEAVARAICAKIGWSAPQGDEVRRFLDAYYTALRARLEQGLRFGRRKANKHDGAVR, encoded by the coding sequence ATGAGCCTGCGGAGTCCCTTGCGCCCCGATCAGCGAGAGATCGTCACGCCCGAGGGGCTGACCCTGCGCCTGACGCTGGCGGGGCGTTCGGCGCGGCTGGGGGCGCTGGCGGTGGATCTGGCCTGCATCGGGGCGATCCTGCTGGGGGCGGTGCTGGCGCTGGTCTATACGCAATCGGGGCTGGGCCAATGGGCGAAGCGGGGCGAGGCGCATCATGCCGCGCAATTCCTCTTCATCTTGTGGACCGCGCTGATGTTTCTGCTGCGCAATGCGTGGTTTCTGATCTTTGAACTGGGGCCGCGCGGGGCAACGCCGGGCAAAAGGATGCTGGGCCTGCGCATTGCCGCGCGCGATGGAGCGCGGCTGACGACCGAGATGGTGCTGGCGCGCAATCTGCTGCGCGATATCGAGATCTTTCTGCCGATGGTCGCGGTGCTGTCCGCGCTGGGCGGACCTTCGTCGAGCATGGTCAATTGGGCGGCGGCGGGATGGTTCCTGCTCTTTGCGCTGTTTCCGCTGTTCAACCGCGACCGTTTGCGCGCGGGCGACATGATCGCAGGGACATGGGTGGTCGAGGCCCCCCGCGCACGGCTGGAGCAGGCGTTGAGCGCCCGGTCAGCAAGGCCCGACTATGCCTTCGGCCCGGCTGAACTGGCCATATACGGCGAATATGAGTTGCAGACGCTGGAGCGGGTGCTGCGCGATGGCTCACCCGCCGCAATGGAGGCGGTGGCCCGCGCGATCTGCGCCAAGATCGGCTGGAGCGCACCGCAGGGCGATGAGGTGCGCCGCTTTCTCGACGCCTATTACACCGCGCTGCGGGCGCGGCTTGAACAAGGGCTGCGTTTTGGCCGACGCAAGGCGAACAAACATGATGGAGCAGTAAGATGA
- a CDS encoding stage II sporulation protein M — translation MRDWPERIRARFRRGGEDEQTIAPATLRSDRFRQAREGDWRRLEAIVTAVEKGRLGRLSDADLLDLPVLYRQLASSLAVARETSLDAAALAYLEALAQRAWFITYGPRENFGGWFTGFILGGWSRAVRAIRFDILIALALMVAGVVVGWMMVAHDPAFYAMLAGQDPARNPATSAKQLRETLFGGQNQDALAAFAAYLFGHNAQIAILCFALGFAIGLPSVLLLLQNSGMLGAMLWLFHGKGLLLDFSAWIAIHGTTELFAILLAGAGGIHIGRAIAFPGELSVMESAAAAGRRTAPVMLGVVLMLLVAGMLEGFARQLIDSTPQRLLVGGFMLTFWLVYFFVYGARK, via the coding sequence ATGAGGGATTGGCCCGAACGGATCCGCGCGCGCTTTCGCCGGGGCGGGGAGGACGAGCAGACCATCGCCCCCGCCACGCTGCGCTCCGACCGCTTTCGTCAGGCCCGCGAGGGCGACTGGCGGCGGCTGGAGGCGATTGTCACGGCGGTCGAGAAAGGGCGGCTGGGGCGCCTGTCGGATGCTGATCTGCTCGATCTGCCGGTGCTTTACCGCCAATTGGCCTCCAGCCTGGCCGTGGCCCGCGAAACCAGCCTTGATGCCGCCGCGCTCGCCTATCTGGAGGCGCTGGCGCAAAGGGCATGGTTCATCACCTATGGCCCGCGTGAGAATTTCGGCGGCTGGTTCACGGGCTTCATTCTTGGCGGGTGGAGCCGGGCGGTGCGGGCCATCCGTTTCGACATTCTGATCGCGCTGGCGCTGATGGTGGCGGGCGTGGTGGTGGGCTGGATGATGGTGGCCCATGATCCGGCCTTCTATGCGATGCTGGCGGGGCAAGACCCGGCGCGCAACCCGGCAACCAGCGCGAAACAATTGCGCGAGACCCTGTTTGGCGGCCAGAATCAGGACGCGCTGGCCGCCTTTGCCGCCTATCTGTTCGGCCATAATGCCCAGATCGCCATTCTGTGTTTCGCGCTGGGCTTTGCCATCGGCCTGCCCAGCGTGCTGCTCTTGCTGCAAAACAGCGGGATGCTGGGCGCGATGCTCTGGCTGTTTCACGGCAAGGGGCTGCTGCTCGATTTTTCGGCATGGATCGCGATTCATGGCACGACCGAATTGTTCGCCATCCTGCTGGCCGGAGCGGGCGGCATCCATATCGGGCGCGCCATCGCCTTTCCCGGCGAGCTCTCGGTGATGGAAAGCGCGGCGGCGGCGGGGCGGCGGACCGCGCCGGTGATGCTGGGCGTGGTGCTGATGCTGCTGGTGGCCGGGATGCTGGAGGGTTTTGCGCGGCAATTGATCGATTCGACCCCGCAAAGGCTGCTGGTGGGCGGCTTTATGCTGACCTTCTGGCTGGTCTATTTCTTTGTCTATGGCGCGCGCAAATGA
- a CDS encoding SWIM zinc finger family protein: MSNLATTNNATTSGADTCTCQTYGYVRTCKHRLALYYAIEPEAPKAQAPSPTCPFIISTMSKIYRQKQRTASHP, translated from the coding sequence ATCAGCAATCTTGCGACCACCAACAACGCAACAACTTCGGGAGCCGATACCTGCACTTGTCAAACGTATGGTTACGTTAGGACATGCAAACATCGGCTTGCTTTATACTACGCCATAGAGCCCGAAGCTCCCAAGGCGCAGGCGCCGTCGCCCACATGTCCCTTCATCATATCAACAATGTCAAAGATCTACCGACAAAAACAACGGACAGCCAGCCATCCCTGA
- a CDS encoding DUF58 domain-containing protein: MIRRIAPGLRLMAGLLRPGVAPAPRCVLALVALGPVGLVLAGFAPALWIASPLLGLLLLALVLVDGALAGRLEAAEVIVPPEAEIGQSAAITIAISIRARLSRPAALEAALALDPRLAPGGKLTAVLTGDRTQAHFTPTRRCHGAVETLWLRWRGPLGLALRIERREVDAAVRVLPSVAALRGPVMQTYLRDASLGLIARRLRGEGQMFETLAEYQPGMDRRRIDWKVSARHAHLYAKEYEVERNNPIVLAMDCGAAMCEPVAGLPRLDRAVMAALQMAWVALKGGDRVSLFGFAERVMVSTPFVTDTRDFHTLRAAAADLDYTPREANFTLALSTLAQQLARRSLIVVFSEFADPTGAELMIESIGRLIARHRVLFVCLRDEELETLAGGEVVDLDALGGAVAASALLRQRAWVLMRLRAMGVDVVEAAHDAVGARLLDAYMAIRSRGGIG, from the coding sequence GTGATTCGCCGGATCGCCCCCGGATTGCGCCTGATGGCCGGATTGCTGCGCCCCGGCGTAGCGCCTGCGCCGCGCTGCGTGCTGGCGCTGGTGGCGCTGGGGCCGGTGGGGCTGGTGCTGGCCGGGTTTGCCCCGGCGCTGTGGATTGCCTCGCCTTTGCTGGGCCTGCTGCTGCTGGCGCTGGTGCTGGTCGATGGGGCGCTGGCGGGGCGGCTGGAGGCGGCAGAAGTCATCGTCCCGCCCGAGGCGGAGATCGGCCAGAGCGCGGCGATCACCATCGCCATCAGCATCAGGGCCCGCCTCTCGCGCCCCGCCGCGCTTGAGGCCGCGCTGGCGCTGGACCCGCGCCTTGCGCCGGGAGGAAAGCTGACCGCCGTGCTGACCGGGGATAGGACGCAGGCCCATTTTACCCCCACCCGCCGTTGCCATGGCGCGGTCGAAACGCTCTGGCTGCGCTGGCGCGGGCCGCTGGGTCTGGCCCTGCGGATCGAGCGGCGCGAGGTTGATGCCGCAGTGCGGGTGCTGCCCTCGGTGGCCGCACTGCGCGGGCCGGTGATGCAGACCTATCTGCGCGACGCCTCGCTGGGCCTGATCGCGCGGCGGCTGCGCGGCGAGGGGCAGATGTTCGAGACACTGGCCGAATATCAGCCCGGCATGGACCGCCGCCGCATCGACTGGAAAGTCTCGGCCCGCCACGCCCATCTCTATGCCAAGGAATATGAGGTCGAGCGCAACAACCCCATCGTGCTGGCGATGGATTGCGGCGCGGCCATGTGCGAGCCGGTGGCGGGTCTGCCCCGGCTGGACCGGGCGGTGATGGCGGCGCTGCAAATGGCGTGGGTCGCGCTCAAAGGCGGCGACCGGGTATCGCTCTTCGGCTTTGCCGAGCGGGTGATGGTCTCCACGCCCTTTGTGACCGACACGCGCGATTTTCACACTTTGCGCGCCGCGGCGGCCGATCTGGATTACACCCCGCGCGAGGCCAATTTCACGCTGGCCCTCTCCACGCTGGCCCAGCAATTGGCGCGGCGCTCGCTCATCGTGGTCTTTTCCGAATTTGCCGATCCCACGGGCGCCGAACTGATGATCGAATCGATCGGGCGGCTGATCGCGCGCCACCGGGTGCTGTTCGTCTGCCTGCGCGACGAGGAGCTGGAAACGCTGGCGGGCGGCGAGGTGGTCGATTTGGACGCGCTGGGCGGAGCGGTGGCGGCCAGCGCTTTGCTGCGCCAGCGCGCATGGGTGCTGATGCGGCTGCGCGCGATGGGGGTCGATGTGGTGGAGGCCGCCCATGATGCGGTGGGCGCACGCCTGCTCGACGCCTATATGGCCATTCGCAGCCGGGGAGGAATCGGATGA
- a CDS encoding AAA family ATPase has translation MSEALSLAALSDLAGAIRDQIARAVVGQDSAVDHLLIALFARGHVLMEGPPGTAKTLLAQSFAATLGLQFGRIQFTPDLMPGDILGSNLFNFQTSQFTLTRGPIFCDLLLGDEINRTPPKTQAALLEAMQERRVTLDGTAHRLPDHFMVVATQNPIESQGVYPLPEAQLDRFLFKLTIPYPDAQEEARIIARYGAQTPVADIAPVLSAEQLAAADAAVAGITLAQPLVDYIVRLIRATRESADLSCGASPRAGVLLAHAARARAALAGRDYVLPDDVKALAPAVLRHRLLLSPAAEIEGKQAEGLVAEIIARTEAPR, from the coding sequence ATGAGTGAAGCCCTCTCCCTTGCCGCCCTTTCGGATCTGGCCGGGGCCATCCGCGATCAGATCGCGCGCGCCGTGGTCGGACAGGACAGCGCGGTCGATCACCTGCTGATCGCCCTGTTTGCGCGGGGCCATGTCCTGATGGAAGGCCCGCCCGGCACCGCCAAGACGCTGCTGGCGCAAAGCTTTGCCGCCACGCTGGGCCTGCAATTCGGGCGGATTCAATTCACCCCCGATCTGATGCCGGGCGATATTCTCGGCTCCAACCTGTTCAATTTCCAGACCAGCCAGTTCACCCTGACGCGCGGCCCGATCTTTTGCGACCTGCTGCTGGGTGATGAAATCAACCGCACCCCGCCCAAGACGCAGGCCGCCCTGCTCGAAGCCATGCAGGAGCGGCGGGTGACGCTGGACGGGACGGCGCACCGCCTGCCCGATCATTTCATGGTGGTGGCCACGCAAAACCCCATCGAATCCCAGGGCGTCTATCCCCTGCCCGAGGCGCAGCTCGACCGCTTCCTGTTCAAGCTGACCATCCCCTATCCCGATGCGCAGGAGGAGGCGCGGATCATCGCCCGCTATGGCGCGCAGACGCCGGTGGCCGACATCGCCCCGGTCCTCTCGGCCGAGCAATTGGCCGCCGCCGATGCGGCCGTGGCGGGCATCACGCTGGCTCAGCCCTTGGTCGATTATATCGTCCGCCTGATCCGCGCCACGCGGGAAAGCGCGGACCTGTCCTGTGGCGCATCCCCGCGTGCGGGCGTGCTGCTGGCCCATGCGGCGCGGGCGCGGGCGGCGCTGGCGGGCCGCGATTATGTGCTGCCCGATGATGTAAAGGCGCTGGCCCCCGCCGTGCTGCGCCATCGCCTGCTGCTCTCCCCCGCCGCCGAGATCGAAGGCAAGCAGGCCGAGGGGCTGGTGGCCGAGATCATCGCCCGGACCGAGGCGCCGCGCTGA